The following proteins come from a genomic window of Bradyrhizobium paxllaeri:
- a CDS encoding Bug family tripartite tricarboxylate transporter substrate binding protein: MKLRAMMLSLLALASVACSAHADDTANYPSKKIKMLLPFGAGGGGDVLGRLLADRMGKRLGQTIYVENRTGAAGTIGAQQAATSPPDGYTITIGGMTTHVLAPAVYPNLPYDPIKDFTTIGRIGTSSILLIAAKDFPASDLRGLTELSKRGEPIQYGSWGVGSTGHFCGEILSQKAGVRLQHVPFSGAAKLANDLMGGHISVGLVDMATGKPLVKDGKLKALAVCGGRSPSLPDVASYKEQGVDFERSLSWVMYAPAGLPVPIAQKISASLKESLAEADIAEKLLALGISADFIAGDQQRDINARDIEAWKKVASDAKIEVK, translated from the coding sequence ATGAAGTTACGCGCGATGATGTTGTCGCTGCTTGCGCTCGCGTCAGTGGCCTGTTCGGCCCACGCAGATGACACGGCCAACTATCCCTCCAAGAAGATCAAGATGCTGTTGCCGTTCGGGGCCGGTGGCGGCGGCGACGTGCTCGGACGGCTGCTCGCCGACCGGATGGGCAAACGCCTCGGCCAGACCATCTACGTCGAAAACCGCACCGGCGCCGCCGGCACCATCGGCGCGCAGCAGGCGGCGACCTCTCCGCCCGACGGTTACACCATTACGATCGGTGGCATGACCACCCACGTGCTGGCACCGGCGGTCTACCCCAACCTGCCCTATGATCCGATCAAGGATTTCACTACCATCGGCCGGATCGGAACGTCATCGATCCTGCTCATCGCGGCAAAGGATTTTCCCGCAAGCGATCTGCGCGGGCTGACCGAGCTGTCGAAGAGGGGCGAACCGATCCAGTACGGAAGCTGGGGCGTCGGCTCGACCGGACATTTCTGCGGCGAAATCCTCTCCCAGAAGGCCGGCGTCCGCCTGCAGCACGTCCCGTTCAGCGGCGCCGCCAAGCTCGCGAACGACCTGATGGGCGGGCACATCTCGGTCGGGCTGGTCGACATGGCAACCGGAAAGCCGCTGGTGAAGGACGGCAAGCTGAAGGCGCTGGCGGTATGCGGCGGACGATCGCCGAGCCTGCCGGACGTTGCGAGCTACAAGGAGCAAGGCGTCGATTTCGAACGGAGCCTGTCCTGGGTGATGTATGCGCCGGCGGGTCTTCCCGTTCCGATCGCGCAGAAGATCTCGGCCTCGCTGAAGGAGTCGCTGGCCGAGGCCGACATCGCCGAGAAGCTGCTGGCGCTCGGCATCTCCGCGGATTTCATCGCCGGAGATCAGCAGCGCGACATCAATGCGCGCGACATCGAAGCCTGGAAGAAAGTCGCCAGCGACGCGAAGATCGAAGTCAAGTAG
- a CDS encoding cytochrome P450 — MSDSASIMPEHPPVTDWVNDFDHTDPTWTENPFPIWEQLRAASPVVHTERFLGCYMPTTYQAVKEIAYDTEHFSSRRVIVRDIRPEITARAPPITSDPPEHKPAKQLLLPPFTPDAMKKLEPRVRAICNELIDEFIADGKCDAAARYTKHVPVRAIAHMLGIPEKDGDLFIKWIHGILELGIKDDNALMEAVREMTGYFAAHLEQRKQNPTDDLISTLMKARDKDGNPLADEHVLGSLRLLLIAGIDTTWSAIGSSLWHLAKTPADRERLVKEPELMPLAVEELLRAYSPVTMAREVMKETTVSGCPVKSGNMVLLSFPAANRDPAMFPDADKVMIDRKENRHAAFGLGIHRCVGSNLARMEMTVAIEEWLKRIPDFRLDPAGKVTWSEGTVRGPRQLPLLFGKTN; from the coding sequence ATGTCCGATTCCGCCAGCATCATGCCCGAACATCCGCCGGTCACCGACTGGGTCAACGATTTCGATCACACCGATCCGACCTGGACGGAAAATCCGTTTCCGATCTGGGAACAACTGCGTGCGGCTTCGCCGGTCGTTCACACCGAGCGCTTCCTCGGCTGCTACATGCCGACCACCTACCAGGCGGTGAAGGAAATCGCCTACGATACCGAGCACTTCTCGTCGCGTCGCGTCATCGTGCGCGACATACGGCCGGAGATCACCGCGCGGGCGCCGCCGATCACGTCCGATCCGCCCGAGCACAAGCCGGCCAAGCAATTGTTGCTGCCGCCGTTCACGCCGGACGCGATGAAGAAGCTGGAGCCGCGGGTGCGCGCGATCTGCAACGAGCTGATCGACGAGTTCATTGCCGACGGCAAATGCGACGCCGCCGCGCGCTACACCAAGCATGTTCCGGTTCGCGCGATCGCGCATATGCTCGGCATTCCGGAGAAGGACGGCGATCTCTTCATCAAGTGGATTCACGGAATCCTCGAACTCGGCATCAAGGACGACAACGCGCTGATGGAGGCGGTGAGGGAGATGACCGGTTATTTCGCCGCCCATCTCGAGCAGCGCAAGCAGAATCCAACCGACGACCTGATCTCGACGCTGATGAAGGCGAGGGACAAGGATGGCAATCCGCTGGCGGACGAACACGTGCTGGGTTCGCTGCGGCTGTTGTTGATCGCGGGCATTGACACGACCTGGAGCGCGATCGGCTCCTCGCTGTGGCATCTGGCGAAAACGCCCGCGGATCGCGAGCGCCTCGTCAAGGAGCCGGAACTGATGCCGCTCGCGGTCGAGGAACTGCTGCGGGCCTATTCGCCGGTGACGATGGCGCGCGAGGTGATGAAGGAGACGACGGTGAGCGGCTGCCCGGTCAAGTCCGGCAACATGGTGCTGCTGTCGTTCCCGGCCGCCAACCGCGATCCCGCGATGTTCCCCGATGCCGACAAGGTGATGATCGACCGCAAGGAAAATCGCCACGCCGCGTTCGGCCTCGGCATTCACCGCTGCGTCGGCTCCAACCTCGCGCGCATGGAGATGACGGTGGCGATCGAGGAATGGCTGAAGCGGATTCCGGATTTCCGGCTCGATCCGGCCGGCAAGGTCACGTGGTCGGAAGGGACCGTGCGCGGCCCGCGTCAGTTGCCGCTGCTGTTCGGGAAGACGAACTGA
- a CDS encoding ferredoxin, translated as MAGKLKIRVDQDKCQGHARCKSLAPELFDLDEFGNAHEVGDGSVPEGLEDKAWLAQSNCPEIAIEVTEE; from the coding sequence ATGGCCGGAAAGCTGAAAATCCGCGTCGACCAGGACAAATGTCAGGGACACGCGCGTTGCAAATCACTGGCACCCGAACTGTTCGACCTCGACGAATTCGGCAATGCGCACGAAGTCGGCGACGGCTCCGTGCCCGAGGGCCTGGAGGACAAGGCCTGGCTCGCCCAGAGCAACTGTCCGGAAATTGCCATCGAGGTGACCGAAGAATAA
- a CDS encoding TetR/AcrR family transcriptional regulator → MSPRPARKAQNAYHHGDLRDALVQAALHEVELGGPEAISISALAKKLGVSQPAPYKHFADRETLLTAVTAEAFRQFSAMMRAAIEKPSKQSKLSRFAQLTLDFGLRRNGIYRLMFASRTMACAPKGSELHSAAMETFELLVEALEAPAVGLLRERSALKLWASLHGVVMLAEQGLLTGQLAHVSREELVEDIVQETKLALSVAIEACGKTDQ, encoded by the coding sequence ATGTCGCCTCGTCCTGCACGCAAAGCACAGAATGCCTATCACCATGGGGATCTCCGTGATGCCCTGGTTCAGGCCGCATTGCATGAGGTCGAACTCGGCGGTCCCGAAGCGATCAGCATCAGCGCGCTTGCCAAGAAACTCGGCGTCTCGCAGCCGGCGCCCTACAAGCATTTTGCCGATCGCGAGACGCTGCTGACAGCCGTCACGGCCGAGGCATTCCGTCAGTTCTCGGCCATGATGCGCGCGGCGATCGAAAAGCCGTCGAAGCAGTCGAAGCTGTCCCGCTTTGCCCAACTCACGCTCGATTTCGGCCTGCGCCGCAACGGCATCTATCGCCTGATGTTCGCTTCGCGAACCATGGCCTGCGCGCCGAAAGGCAGCGAGCTGCACAGTGCCGCGATGGAGACGTTCGAACTGCTGGTGGAAGCGCTGGAGGCACCCGCCGTGGGTCTGTTGCGCGAGCGCAGCGCGCTCAAGCTCTGGGCCTCGCTGCATGGCGTGGTCATGCTCGCGGAACAGGGGTTGCTCACCGGCCAGCTCGCTCACGTCAGCCGGGAAGAGTTGGTCGAGGACATCGTGCAGGAAACCAAGCTCGCGCTGTCGGTTGCGATAGAGGCCTGCGGCAAGACCGACCAATGA